A window from Thiohalomonas denitrificans encodes these proteins:
- the yjgA gene encoding ribosome biogenesis factor YjgA yields MNESDFESGIEEQPERPSKSHFKRESHTLLEAAHQLVDLPDAKLQLVPMPDDLRDAVELGRKIHKHGGRKRQIKYIGKLLRSMDAEPILEALETVDSRAAAVTARHHLAERWRQRLLDEGDQAVSEFVETYPQVDRQHLRQLIRNTRAERKAEKPPRHSRELFRLVRDTIEKQT; encoded by the coding sequence ATGAATGAATCTGATTTCGAGTCCGGCATCGAAGAGCAGCCGGAACGCCCCAGCAAGAGCCACTTCAAGCGCGAGAGTCATACACTGCTGGAAGCGGCGCATCAGCTGGTTGACCTGCCCGACGCCAAGTTACAGCTGGTGCCAATGCCCGACGACCTGAGAGATGCGGTGGAACTGGGCCGGAAGATCCACAAGCATGGCGGTCGCAAACGGCAGATCAAGTACATCGGCAAACTGCTTCGCAGCATGGACGCAGAGCCCATCCTCGAGGCCCTGGAGACCGTCGACTCGCGGGCCGCCGCCGTAACCGCGCGGCACCATCTGGCCGAACGCTGGCGCCAACGCCTGCTGGACGAAGGGGATCAGGCTGTCAGCGAGTTTGTAGAAACCTATCCGCAGGTGGACCGCCAGCATCTGCGTCAGTTGATACGAAACACCCGCGCCGAACGCAAGGCAGAGAAGCCACCGCGGCACAGCCGCGAACTCTTCCGACTGGTTCGGGACACCATAGAAAAGCAGACGTAG
- a CDS encoding YhdP family phospholipid transporter, translating into MKRLPHPRRLYSFALYTAAAVVIALAVLLSLARLLLPSMEDYRAVVEDWASSFLEQPVTISGMDARLTGFSPSLELTGIALLSATTTRPMVHAESLRVDIDVPASLKSGQLVLGPLVITGADLAIERDREGILHVTGAQRRDGQGPRDADSFGAWLLAQPRVTVLDSRLEWREPDRPAYQFEDIEFELDNDGERHRLNASLQLPEELGTRMAVSLDMSGDILRPEQWSGQLFGRIEGVHPAPWLAIADFPGLQLSDGSVDASIWSEWRGGSLQSLEGEAKGRRLVAVSGSKSIRWEELGGRFRWLRNDHGWHASLGELTAVRDGKSWPAARLELSREGETTRLAADFLRLEDAERLLTFVPGLADEQRDLIAGLKPEGDLLNLRVERSNGRITGQMRFKDLGIEPWERSPGFRGLDGELYVDQAGIRFELATEQAEVIAPRLFRESLPIASLRGHVLVGRTDAGWQVQGQQLVFTNEDLEGEAQLEVQLPDGGGSPYIDLRSRFRNGRGVSVPRYLPAHIMPTPAVRWLDQAFRRGRITEGTALFRGRTSDFPFRKREGRFEVRFEAEEVELAFRDEWPHLHDVEVEVVFDGTQMLLHSSQARFLDSQVARCRVEIPDLRRSRLLVDGVAAGPLSDVLRTLRETPLAERIGEGALADFRAEGKSRLALRLEVPLSSRKQPPLSAAGELQLRGSRFAVDERLVFGKLDGTLHFDNSDFRAEAIQGRLFEYPVQFSVATEDGRTTITGVGRAGAKALGELEIPFADALIGETDWKANLVLPHDRSGGARLQIHSDFKGLTSHLPEPFDKVKGESRPFQLTRYLSGTRSGELSVAYGSRFQAAVALDSRGGLDRASLHFGTGMPDLPDTRRIRLTGELAGVVPQAWRRLLPAKDGGKGSEPALPIEVAMKRLQLTPFESGEGESPTTRPVEFPRMDVHVQRLEFDDAVLGELRFHAEPRLGRVHFTEVGLRNGSFRIVGDGQWQRSTNRTRFDLQLKAPDLGRMMDDLDFVSVIKKGKTRAEGHLEWEGSPSQFALDRLYGTLRVDIRKGTIEDVDPGSGRLLGLFSLSALPKRLRLDFSDVFRKGLDFDRIDGDLRLYGGDILTENLAVDSASAQMVMSGRTGLVKRDYDMLVSVVPNVSDSLAVAGGLALGPQAGAIIWVLQKVFHSQIDKATMFQYMVKGPWSAPVMERLPGTDAG; encoded by the coding sequence GTGAAGCGTCTGCCCCACCCACGACGGCTGTACAGTTTCGCTCTCTATACGGCGGCCGCAGTGGTCATCGCCCTGGCGGTCCTGCTGTCATTGGCCCGGTTACTGCTGCCCTCGATGGAGGATTACCGTGCCGTGGTGGAGGATTGGGCCAGCAGCTTCCTCGAACAGCCGGTTACGATCAGCGGCATGGATGCCAGGCTGACCGGATTTTCTCCGTCACTGGAACTGACCGGCATTGCGCTTCTCAGTGCGACCACGACACGGCCAATGGTCCATGCCGAATCCCTCCGGGTCGATATCGATGTGCCGGCCAGTCTCAAAAGCGGGCAGCTGGTACTGGGCCCGCTGGTGATTACCGGTGCGGATCTCGCGATCGAGCGTGATCGTGAGGGGATTCTGCACGTGACCGGTGCACAGAGGCGGGACGGGCAAGGGCCCAGGGATGCCGACAGCTTCGGTGCCTGGCTGCTGGCACAGCCTCGCGTCACCGTTCTGGACAGCCGACTGGAATGGCGGGAACCGGATCGCCCCGCCTACCAGTTCGAGGATATCGAATTCGAACTCGACAACGATGGCGAGCGTCATCGACTGAATGCGTCCCTGCAATTGCCCGAGGAGTTGGGGACGCGCATGGCGGTGTCGCTGGACATGAGTGGCGATATCCTCCGGCCGGAACAATGGAGCGGCCAGCTGTTCGGGCGTATCGAAGGTGTGCACCCCGCCCCCTGGTTGGCGATCGCGGATTTTCCCGGCCTGCAGCTGAGTGACGGCAGTGTCGATGCCTCAATCTGGAGCGAGTGGCGGGGTGGGAGCCTGCAATCACTGGAAGGCGAGGCGAAGGGGAGGAGGCTTGTAGCCGTCAGCGGCAGCAAAAGTATCCGTTGGGAGGAATTGGGCGGCCGGTTTCGCTGGCTGCGTAACGACCACGGCTGGCACGCATCTCTTGGTGAGCTGACGGCGGTACGGGACGGAAAAAGCTGGCCCGCGGCCAGGCTCGAATTGAGCCGCGAAGGTGAAACCACCCGGCTTGCCGCCGATTTCCTGCGTCTGGAGGATGCGGAACGGCTTTTGACATTCGTACCGGGCCTTGCGGATGAACAGCGCGATCTGATCGCCGGACTGAAACCCGAAGGTGATCTGCTAAACCTGCGGGTCGAGCGAAGCAATGGCCGGATAACCGGTCAGATGCGCTTCAAAGACCTCGGGATCGAACCCTGGGAACGCTCCCCCGGTTTTCGGGGGCTTGATGGTGAGCTTTACGTGGATCAGGCGGGTATCCGGTTTGAGCTCGCGACCGAACAGGCCGAAGTGATTGCCCCCCGCCTCTTTCGCGAATCGTTGCCCATTGCGAGTTTGCGTGGCCACGTGCTGGTCGGCCGGACCGACGCCGGCTGGCAGGTACAGGGGCAGCAGCTGGTCTTCACCAATGAGGACCTGGAGGGCGAGGCCCAGCTCGAAGTACAGCTGCCGGATGGCGGCGGTTCGCCCTATATCGATTTGCGCAGCCGTTTCCGCAACGGGCGGGGTGTCAGCGTGCCGCGCTACCTCCCGGCTCATATCATGCCCACCCCGGCGGTCCGCTGGCTCGACCAGGCTTTTCGCCGAGGCCGCATCACCGAAGGCACGGCACTTTTTCGCGGACGTACCAGTGACTTTCCCTTCCGTAAGCGCGAGGGCCGTTTCGAGGTGCGTTTCGAGGCCGAAGAGGTGGAACTGGCATTCCGGGACGAGTGGCCTCACCTGCATGATGTAGAGGTCGAAGTGGTTTTCGACGGGACGCAAATGCTGCTGCACAGCTCCCAGGCTCGATTCCTGGACAGCCAGGTGGCGCGGTGCCGGGTGGAGATCCCCGACCTGCGCCGATCACGGCTGCTGGTGGACGGTGTGGCCGCTGGCCCGCTATCGGACGTGTTACGCACCTTGCGGGAGACACCTCTGGCGGAGCGTATCGGAGAGGGTGCACTGGCCGATTTTCGGGCAGAGGGAAAGAGCCGATTGGCACTGCGTTTGGAGGTGCCGCTATCGAGTCGAAAACAGCCGCCGCTTTCGGCCGCGGGCGAACTCCAGCTGAGGGGGAGTCGGTTTGCGGTGGACGAGCGATTGGTGTTCGGCAAGCTGGATGGCACCCTGCATTTTGACAACAGTGATTTTCGGGCCGAGGCCATCCAGGGACGTCTGTTTGAATACCCGGTGCAGTTTTCCGTAGCCACGGAAGATGGCCGCACTACGATCACCGGCGTGGGGCGGGCCGGTGCCAAGGCGCTTGGAGAACTCGAGATCCCGTTTGCGGATGCGCTGATCGGTGAAACCGACTGGAAGGCGAACCTTGTGCTTCCCCATGACCGCAGCGGGGGAGCCAGACTGCAGATTCACTCGGACTTCAAAGGGTTGACGAGCCACTTGCCGGAGCCCTTTGACAAGGTGAAGGGAGAATCACGCCCCTTCCAGCTGACCCGGTATCTCTCGGGCACCCGTTCCGGTGAACTGAGTGTCGCCTATGGGTCGCGCTTTCAGGCGGCTGTTGCGCTCGATAGCCGTGGCGGTCTTGATCGGGCCAGCCTCCATTTTGGCACCGGTATGCCGGATCTGCCCGATACACGGCGGATTCGTCTGACCGGCGAGCTCGCCGGAGTGGTTCCGCAGGCCTGGAGGCGTTTGCTTCCGGCGAAAGACGGAGGAAAAGGGAGTGAACCGGCCTTGCCGATCGAAGTGGCCATGAAACGCCTGCAATTGACTCCTTTCGAGAGCGGGGAAGGTGAAAGTCCGACTACACGGCCCGTCGAATTCCCCCGTATGGATGTCCATGTGCAGCGCCTGGAGTTCGATGATGCGGTCTTGGGCGAGTTGCGATTCCACGCCGAACCCCGGCTGGGGAGGGTACATTTCACCGAGGTCGGTCTTCGCAATGGCAGCTTCCGGATCGTCGGCGACGGGCAGTGGCAGCGCAGTACCAACCGCACCCGGTTCGACCTCCAATTGAAGGCCCCTGATCTGGGGCGAATGATGGATGACCTGGATTTCGTCAGCGTAATCAAAAAGGGCAAAACCCGTGCCGAAGGGCACCTTGAGTGGGAGGGGTCACCTTCGCAATTTGCACTGGATCGTCTTTATGGAACGCTGCGGGTGGACATCCGCAAGGGTACGATCGAGGATGTCGATCCGGGCAGCGGTCGCCTGCTTGGCCTCTTCAGTCTCAGTGCACTGCCCAAGCGTTTACGGCTGGACTTCAGCGATGTGTTCCGAAAAGGCCTGGATTTTGATCGCATCGACGGCGATCTCCGGCTGTATGGAGGTGATATCCTGACCGAGAACCTGGCGGTCGATTCGGCATCAGCTCAGATGGTCATGAGTGGTCGAACCGGCCTGGTCAAGCGTGACTACGATATGCTGGTCAGTGTGGTTCCCAACGTTAGTGACAGTCTGGCAGTTGCCGGTGGTCTGGCCCTGGGACCGCAGGCGGGGGCGATCATTTGGGTGTTGCAGAAGGTTTTCCATTCGCAGATCGACAAGGCCACCATGTTCCAGTACATGGTCAAGGGTCCCTGGAGTGCACCGGTCATGGAGCGTCTGCCGGGCACTGATGCCGGATGA
- a CDS encoding carbon-nitrogen hydrolase family protein: MTRVAAVQMASGPNIHANLFEAGRLIGRAAEAGARLVVLPENFALMGLTEWDKVEIREREGDGVIQNFLADQARRRGIWLVGGTVPLATDDDSKVRMASLLFDDAGEQRARYDKVHLFDVQLTESGEKYVESETIEPGSRVVVVDTPVGRLGMAVCYDLRFPELFRRMAGEGAEIIALPSAFTAVTGKAHWEVLVRARAIENLCYVVASAQGGYHANGRETHGDSMIVDPWGVVADRLPRGSGVVSAEIDRNRLSDIRRTFPVLSHCRISCDMTESG; encoded by the coding sequence GTGACTCGTGTCGCCGCGGTACAAATGGCCTCTGGCCCTAATATTCATGCCAACCTGTTTGAGGCGGGCCGACTGATTGGTCGGGCAGCGGAGGCCGGAGCCCGATTGGTTGTGTTGCCTGAAAACTTTGCCCTGATGGGGTTGACCGAGTGGGACAAGGTCGAGATCCGTGAACGCGAGGGCGACGGCGTTATCCAAAATTTCCTGGCGGACCAGGCTCGCCGGCGCGGCATCTGGCTGGTAGGCGGTACCGTCCCGCTCGCCACAGATGATGACTCCAAGGTCCGCATGGCATCGCTGCTGTTTGACGACGCCGGTGAGCAGCGGGCCCGTTACGACAAAGTCCATCTGTTCGATGTACAGCTCACCGAGAGCGGCGAAAAGTACGTCGAATCGGAAACCATCGAGCCGGGCAGCCGGGTCGTGGTGGTCGATACGCCGGTGGGGCGTCTGGGTATGGCGGTCTGTTACGACCTTCGTTTCCCGGAACTGTTCCGGCGCATGGCGGGCGAGGGCGCGGAGATCATCGCCCTGCCTTCGGCATTTACTGCGGTGACCGGCAAGGCACACTGGGAAGTGCTGGTTCGGGCCCGTGCCATCGAAAATCTCTGTTACGTGGTCGCATCCGCTCAGGGTGGCTATCACGCCAATGGCCGCGAGACCCACGGCGACAGCATGATCGTGGACCCATGGGGCGTCGTGGCCGACCGATTGCCGCGGGGCTCTGGTGTGGTCAGCGCCGAGATCGACCGCAACCGCTTGTCGGACATCCGTCGCACCTTCCCCGTCCTGAGCCACTGTCGCATCTCATGCGACATGACGGAAAGTGGGTAG